A stretch of DNA from Halobacteriovorax sp. JY17:
AAGTATGAAGAGTTTAAGAAATGCTTAGTAGAAGAAACTTCTAAGTTAGTTAGTGGTGATCCGCGGCTAGAGGAAACAATTGTTGGACCAATTATTGACCGCGTACATATTGAAAGAATTCTATCCTGGCTATCTGAAGCAAAGAAAAGAGGAGCAAGTATTCTTATAGGCGGAGAGCTTAAGAGTGAAAGTTCTCAAATTCTGACTCCTGCAATAATAGAAAAGTATCAGCATGATGATCTTATTAATTGTGAAGAGATCTTTGGCCCAGTAGTTCTTATTAAGCCTTTCTCATCAGACGCTGAAGCCATTGAGCTTGTAAATGATTCGCGCTTTGGGTTACAGGCGGGTGTCTTCTCTAATCGTTTGGACTTTATTAAGAAATGCTTTTTAGAAATTGAAGTTGGTGGAGTTATTGTGAATTCTATTCCTGGATTTAGAGTTGATCATATGCCTTATGGGGGAGTAAAGGACTCTGGACTTGGGCGAGAGGGGATTAAATACGCTATTGCTGATATGACAGAAGAGAGGCTTCTCGTTTTTTAACTATCTCGTGAGCACAATATTCCAGTCTATAATATTATATTTCTTTAAAAGTATCTGCAGCTTTCCACTTTTTCGGTACTGCTCTACAAATTTATTTAAGTCCTTTTCAATAATAGATTGAATAGGAAGTGACTTACTACTTACAAATTTTAGAGGATTATAGCCCGATATTGATGTAGGTGTTAAAACCACTTTGTTTTTCTTGGCGCTCTTTGAATAGAAATACTTTAAAACATTATAGTCATCAATGGCGTAGTCAGCTCTTCCAAGAGCAACTAAATCGATGAGTCTATCGTGGATGCGAGAACCCGTGATAAGTTGTATTGAAGAGGAATCTTTATTCAATTTACCAACTTCATTGTAAATTATCTCTGAAGCTTTACTTCCTGGAGTTAGAAAAAGGATTTTATCTTTTAAGTCAATGAAGTCCAAGACTACTGGGTTCGTTCCAGTTCTTGAAACTATACCCGCAGAACTTACTCCAAGAGTTACGTCGTAAATAATAAAGTTAGAATGATTTCTCACATCAAGAGAAGTGAAGAGGGCAAGATCACTTACACCACTTTTTAAATTATCGTAGAGACGAGCATAGGGAGTTGTTTCAAATTTTACTTTTATGCCATGTTTTTTAAAGAATAGGTCGAGTAGGTCTACGATATAGCCTTTCTTATGATTTTCTTCAGTACAGTAATAGGGGCATGAGGAAGAGAGCGCAATTTTATAAGTTCTCTTCGCACTTACATTGAAGCTCAAAAATAAATAGAGGAATATAAGAGCAAGTGCCTTGGCCATTAGTCTATTCTCTGTACTTTGTTATTCCACTTATTTTTATTCCATGGAAGAGAAATTCTTTTGGGGATGTTGTCTTCCCATCCTGTGAAATACTTAAGAGTTGTAGCGGTTACCGGGAAAGTTGGAATGAGCATTCGCTTTGCTATTTTCTTTCCTTTTAAGAAATCATATCCGGCCTGCATACTCTCTCTTCCTATTTGTGAACAAAATTGAGCACTGTTAATGACTGTTAAATTATTCTTTAAAATATTTTGAATAGAGACGGGGTCTCCGTCAATTGTCGCTACCTTTATTTCATTTCTCTTGGCCTTACTTAGCACTTCAACAATAGGAAGACCTCCACCATCATTAATTGTAAAAACCACATCGATACTTTTTTCCTTAGGGAAGTCTTTTAGAATTTCTTCACCTACTAGCTTTCCCCCAACAGGCTCAACAGCAGTATATGTTTTGATTATTTTATAGTTTTGCCCAGCTTTCTTAAGAGCATCAATAAAACCTTCCACCCTCTCGATAGTACTGGTTACTCTTGGATACTCTACAATAACTAGCTTTATTTCATAATCATTTGGAAAGAGAGATTCTATATATTCGCCATTTAATTTCCCTGCCTGATAATTATTAGAAGTGATGAAACTTGTGAGTTCTCCACCTAAAATATATTGGTCGTAGGCAATGACGGGAATTTTTAATTTATTGGCCATTTGAAGAGGGCCTATTAGAGCAGAATTATCAGTGGGCTGAATGATAATAAGATCAACAGGGCTTCTATCGTGTAAGACTTTATAGAATTGCTTTATTTGTCTCTTTGCTCCCTCGCGTCCATTACCTGCAACGTAGGCTTCTATTGAAATTTTGTCTTTAGTTGTTTTGTTAAGGTGCTTGGCCCTCTCTTCAACACCTTTTCTCATTGCAACTTGGCCTTCAATATCCATCGACCAATAGAGCGCTGCAACTCGGTAATCCTTTGCTGAGACCAGTAATGAATTTGTAAAGAAAAGTAATATAAATAGAATCTTCATAGCATTACTCCTAGAGCCTTCTTAATAATATCCTCTCTCTGGATGAAGGTCTATTTAAAGATCTCTTAAGATCTCTTAAGGTCTCTTGAATTATCAGTAGTTTATGTGCATTTATTGTAACCCCTTTAATAGAATTAAGCCTTTATTTTTTTCAATAACTTGGTCAAATAGTGAAAAGTTTGATGTAATTCGTCACACTAAGGGGAATATTTGTGAAATTAGTCATTTATTTAGTAAGTAGCGTCTTATTTACTGCATCTTTAAGTTATGCGGGTAATGAATCTTGGGATAGTGCTGATTGGACACGTAACTTTAAGTTACCTATAGGGTCTACGAGGGAGAATATATACGAAGTCAGTGAAGCTGAATTCGCTAAGCTTAAGCATAATGGTTATCTTCACGCTCTTCAATATCCAGTGACCGTGACGGGTCTGCTAGTTCCAATTGAACCCCTACGTGATTTCTTAGAAGCTGATGAGAAGAATCCACTTCGTAGATTAGTTGCAAAAATAGCGAAGAAGAGAGTTGGATTTAGTTCAGTTCAAGAGATGTATGATTGGATTGGTTTGAATCCATATAATGACAACGAAGAAGTAAGTGGCATTTATCAAATACCTTATCCAGGTGGAGAGATGCCAGACTTTCCAATGGGCGTGACGATTATGAACACGAAGAAAGGGAAGGGATTAACTTTTAGTTGCGCCACTTGCCATACTTCAAATCTCTTTGGAAAGAGCGTTATGGGACTTACGAATAAGAGAGTTCGTGCAAATAAATTCTTTCACATGGCAAAGCAAACGGTACCTTTAATTCCTAGTAAAATTTTTCAAGTTGGAACTCGTGCAACAGAGGAAGAGAGACTTCAATTTAGAAGAACAAAGTATAACTTAAATTCTATTGGGGCGATTGAGCCTCAAGTCTTAGGCCTTGATACTTCTCTACCTCAAGTCGCCCTGAGTTTAGCTAGAAGAAAGAATGATGAGTACGCAACTAAGAGTAAGTTTCTCGAGAAATTTCCAAGAAGAAATGCTCTTGATCACTTTGTAGCGGATTCAAAACCTGCCGTTTGGTGGAATCTAAAATATAAAACACGATGGCTCTCTGACGGATCAATTGTTGAAGGTAACCCTATTTTTACAAACTTTCTTTGGAATGAGTTAGGAAGAGGAACGGACCTTAAAGAGTTAGAAAGTTGGATGCAAAATAATACTGAAAAAATTAGAGAATTAACGGCAGCCGCTTTTTCTACAAAGGCTCCTCGTTGGACAGATTTCTTTGATGCTTCAACTATTAACCTCTCTTCTGCAAAAAGGGGAGAGAAGGTCTTTGAAAAAAGCTGTGCCAAATGTCATGGTAGTTATGAAAAGGCATGGAACTTAGAAAATGCCGAAGAACTTAGTGAAGTAGATATTTTGGCAACAGTGAAAGTTAAGTATCATGAGAAAACTCCTGTGAAGAATGTAGGGACAGACCCTCAGAGATATCAAGGTATGCAACACTTTGCTGATCGCTTGAATGAACTCAAAATATCTAAGTGGATGAAGACTAAAGTAGAACCACAAGAGGGATATGTCCCACCACCACTTGTTGGTATCTGGGCAAGGTATCCATACTTTCACAATAATTCTGTTCCAACTCTTTGCGCTCTTTTAACAAAGGTTGAAAATAGGCCAAAGAGTTTTATTCAAGGTCCGGCGGTAGATAAGGAGTCTGACTTTGACAGTGAGTGTGTGGGGTATCCAGTTGGAAAGAATATTCCAAAAGAATGGTTAAAAGATAAAGATGCTTACTTTGATACGTCAAAGCCAGGTCTTAGAAATACAGGGCATACTAAAATGTTCTTAGACAAGAATGGAAATGAAATCTATTCTGTAGCAGAGAAGAAAGACTTAATAAACTTCTTAAAAACATTGTAGATGAATATAGACTTTAGAGAAATTCACACTTCTGACCTTGAAGATATTTTAAGTTTTACGGATTTGTGGATTGGAAAGAACTACTTTGGTAGAGACGAACTTCTAGAGATTATAAACCTTGGACAGAAGAATGGAATAAATACATCACTGAAAGCTGTCTCTGATTCTGAAGAACTTGCTGGTGTGAGACTCACTCTTGCTCCAGGGAATTGGGTGAACTCTATGAGAGGTCTATCAACGGATCTTTGGAAGGTGGAGGCAAGCTCAGTAGGTTACTTTAAAAGTCTCTTTGTGAGCGAGAATTTTCAAAAAATGGGTATCGGAAAATCTCTTTCTACCTTATCGATAGAGCAATTAAAAAAGGTAGGCGCAAAGGCCGTGATATGTCATTCCTGGTTAGAGTCTCCTAGTAATAGTTCCCAGCGCTACCTTATTAGTATGGGATTTCAGCCTGTTAAAGAATACCGAGAGTTTTGGTCGGAAATTGATTATCACTGCACTAAGTGTGGACCGGCAAAATGTTTGTGTACAGCCATCGAAATGATTAAGTATATATAAACTGATTCTTATTAGCCGATAAGTTGTTGTGACTTTTAAAGCTTTAAATTACTTATTATTTATCACTGTGAGTATTTTACTCACGTCTTGTTCCTCTATGAACTTTAGAGAACTCTCATCTATATCCTCAGATCTATCGTGCTCATCTTATATGAAGAACTTTATTAAAGGGAATAGAGAAGAGTATTTGGCAAGCGATGACTTACATCAATTAGTAAATCTTGATGAAGACCTCTTTGAAGTTTTTAAAGCGCAAAGACTAGACGATCTAGTTAATGAGAGAGTGAGAAGCGAGTATAAAAGTCCTCTTGATAAGATCGCTCACCTTGAGGCCATCGTTGAATTTAAAATGAAGTATCCAAGCCTTTCAGGATTTCAAGATAATCACAGAAAGCTTACGGAGAAAATGCTTAAGAAATTAACCAAGGCCCTAGATGGAGTTGACTTCAATTCAGATTGGACGCTAAGTAAGTACCGCCGTTTTATTTTTAAGTACTATTCCATTATGAACACTCACCGAGAGGTTCCTCTTAATTTTGATTCTTTTAAAGTTGCGACAAGGGATTTTATTATTAAAAGAACGGAGCAACAAATCCTTATGAATCATGTTGCACCAAATATTTCGGTAGTTTCAAAATGGAAGAATAGGACAAAGTTAATTCTAAGCTTACTCTCTAATATTACGATGATTCATAATGTTGGAACGTTCTATACTTTCTACGAGCTTAGAATGTTTACTCCTAGCGATGAGCTTATTGAAAAGATTTACCAACAGGGGATACTTCCAAACTTAGATGAATTGATGGCAAAGTACAGATTGCTCGGAGGCGCAGAGTTGACCTATAATGAGCTTCGTCCCTATCTCGTCGTGACGGGCCTTGCAACTACAGCTATTGCCATAATTAATGCTTATCAAAATGGAGAGCATATTATTGAAAATACCGCCAAAGAGTATCAGGATGTAGTCTATAGAATTATCGGAATGTTTTCCTCTTCAATGTCAGAAGCACAAAAGAGTAGCTTGGTTCATAAATTTGAAAAAGAAGCTAAAAATAGCTCCGCCGAGAATCAGGAGTTTTATACTTCGGTCATCGAAATTCTCACAAAATAATCTTATTTCTTCTAACTGCACTTCCAAGCCATGGAGCCATATGCTAGGCTTAACTATTGTGAGGTAATTTATGAGTGTTTCGCTTTGGCAAGATCGTTCTAAAACGAGTAATTCAGCTATATCAGAGTTTGATATTGTAATCATCGGTGGCGGTATCGCTGGAGTCTCAACGGCCTATTGGCTTATACAAGAAAATGAAGGGTTAAAGATAGCTCTCGTTGAAAAGGGACAACTTGCAGAAGGGGCAACTGGAAGAAATGCAGGCTTTATTACATGTGGTTCAGTAGAGCATTTTAATAGACTTGTTGGAAAACATGGAGCTAAAGAGGCCTTAGAGATTTGGAAGTTTTCTGAAGATAATCTTGCTCTTTTACAGGAACACATTATTAAAGGCTCAGCCGCAGATATTCAATTTGAGAAAAATGGAAGCTTTTCTTTAGCATCAACTGAAGAAGAATTTATTGAACTAAAGAAATCTTACGAAATAATGAAAGAGCTGGGAATTGAAGTAGAAGTTCTAGGTCAAGAAGCGATTGAAAATAGATTAAATGCATCGGGGTTTGTTGGAGGAATAAAATATATCAATGATGCCTCTGTTCACCCTGTACTACTACTTGATAAGATCTACGATCAATTTCGTGATGATAAGAACTTTACTCTCTTAGAAAATAGTGAAGTTTTTAATATAGAGCAGGTAGGAGAGAATAAGAGAGTGCATACAAAGTCAGGACGATTAGATACTCCGATCGTTATTATGGCAACCAATGGATACTCAGCTCAGCTACACCCATTCTTTGAAGATAAAATTTATCCTACAAGAGGACAAATCCTCGCAACGGAACCCTTACCCAAATTATTAGAAGGCCCTTGTTATGCAAATTTTGTTCTAGATTACTTTAGACAAACTCCAACTGGAGAAATTGTTATCGGCGGTTTTAGGCAATTAAAGAAAGATACAGAGGTTGGGTATAGTGATGAGGTTACAGATGTTATCCAAGAAGCTTTGGAAGATTTCTTGAAGAAGCATATACCATCAATTAAAGAAAATAAGATCACTCATCGATGGTCAGGGATCATGGGCTTTTCTGCCGATGGCCAACCTATGGTAGGAGCCATTCCATCTGATCCTCAAGTTTACTTTATTGGAGGGTTTACTGCGCATGGAATGGGATTGGCATTTAATTGTGGTAAATGCCTTGTCGATGTTCTCTTTGATAGAGAGATTCCATCATTTATCTCTGCCAAGAGGTTTGCGTGAAATTAGAAGAGTTATTAGATTTTTTTTGGAATGATTATATTTCGATCACTCCTATCGCTAAGAGTATTCACCAGTTATTAGAGGAGAGAGGCGAAACGATTTACAATGATCATGTTGCTTTTAGAACTCTTGCCGTTCCTGGAATTGGACTTGAAGCATTTTCCTCTTTCTTTAAGGAATTTGGGTATGAAGTAAAAGGGCAGTATGACTTTGAGGTAAAAAAGCTGAATGCTATTCATTTAGAAAATATTGAAAATCCAAAAATGCCAAAGATATTTATAAGCGAGCTTAGATACCGTGAATTGAGTGATTCATCAGTATCATTAATTGAAAGAGAAATTTCTAAGATTAAGGGTGTCTCACTCTCTGATTTAATTTCTAAGAAAGATGTTTTCAATATTTCAAGCTCTGAGTACGAAAGCTTATTGAAAGAGTCAGAGTACGCTGCCTGGCTTTGTGCTCTTGGGTTTAGAGCAAATCATTTTACTGTCCTTGTAAATGAACTCAAGTCATTTAAAAATTTAGAAGAATTAAATGCTCTTTTACAAAGAAATCACGTTCCTCTAAATACTTCTGGAGGTTTAATTAAGGGAAGTCCTAATGTTTATTTGGAGCAATCGAGTACGATGGCGAGTAAAGTTAAAGTCAATTTTTCAGATAAAGAGCTTTTGGTTCCTACGTGCTACTATGAATTCGCTCTTCGTTATTCTATGTCTAATGGTGAGCTCTACCAAGGTTTTGTCACAGACTCTGCCGATAAAATCTTCGAAAGTACAAACCATGAACTGGATAAGTAAAACTCCTATTGGCCATAGAGGGCTGCACGATCAAGATCATCCTGAGAATAGTCTAGGGGCGTTTGAAAAAGCGATAGAGGCCAATTATGCAATTGAGTTAGATATTCGCCTCACTAAAGATGGAAAAATCATTGTCTTCCATGATATTGATACAGAAAGAGTTGTTGGTCAGAATGTAAAGATTAGAGAAACAGCTCTAGAAGACTTAGAGAAAATGAGTATTTTGAAATCTAAGTACACCATTCCATCTTTAGAGAAAGTGCTTGAACTTGTCGCAGGAAGAGTTCCTCTTCTTATTGAAATTAAAAATGAATCCTCTGTGGGGGGTCTTGAAGATGAACTCATTCGAATTCTAGATTCATACAAAGGAATATTTGCTATTCAGTCTTTTAACCCTCTCTCTCTTAAGCATATTTCAACCAAGAGACCAGATTATCAAATTGGTTTACTAGTAGGCTCTTTTAAGAAATCAAAAATATCATTCTTAAAGAAAATTGTTTTGAAGTATATGCTTCTAACTCCATATTTGAGTCCTGATTTCTTCTCCGTAGAGTATGGAGTAGATATTTGGATGCAAAAAGCGATGATGAAAATTTATAAGAATAAGAAAATTATTTATTGGACCATTACGAGTAAAGAGAAGGCTCATCAACTTCTAAGAGAAGGTAATGGAATCATATTTGAAGGGTTTAGTTTTAAATGAA
This window harbors:
- a CDS encoding transporter substrate-binding domain-containing protein — encoded protein: MAKALALIFLYLFLSFNVSAKRTYKIALSSSCPYYCTEENHKKGYIVDLLDLFFKKHGIKVKFETTPYARLYDNLKSGVSDLALFTSLDVRNHSNFIIYDVTLGVSSAGIVSRTGTNPVVLDFIDLKDKILFLTPGSKASEIIYNEVGKLNKDSSSIQLITGSRIHDRLIDLVALGRADYAIDDYNVLKYFYSKSAKKNKVVLTPTSISGYNPLKFVSSKSLPIQSIIEKDLNKFVEQYRKSGKLQILLKKYNIIDWNIVLTR
- a CDS encoding sugar ABC transporter substrate-binding protein — its product is MKILFILLFFTNSLLVSAKDYRVAALYWSMDIEGQVAMRKGVEERAKHLNKTTKDKISIEAYVAGNGREGAKRQIKQFYKVLHDRSPVDLIIIQPTDNSALIGPLQMANKLKIPVIAYDQYILGGELTSFITSNNYQAGKLNGEYIESLFPNDYEIKLVIVEYPRVTSTIERVEGFIDALKKAGQNYKIIKTYTAVEPVGGKLVGEEILKDFPKEKSIDVVFTINDGGGLPIVEVLSKAKRNEIKVATIDGDPVSIQNILKNNLTVINSAQFCSQIGRESMQAGYDFLKGKKIAKRMLIPTFPVTATTLKYFTGWEDNIPKRISLPWNKNKWNNKVQRID
- a CDS encoding GNAT family N-acetyltransferase, translated to MNIDFREIHTSDLEDILSFTDLWIGKNYFGRDELLEIINLGQKNGINTSLKAVSDSEELAGVRLTLAPGNWVNSMRGLSTDLWKVEASSVGYFKSLFVSENFQKMGIGKSLSTLSIEQLKKVGAKAVICHSWLESPSNSSQRYLISMGFQPVKEYREFWSEIDYHCTKCGPAKCLCTAIEMIKYI
- a CDS encoding FAD-dependent oxidoreductase; protein product: MSVSLWQDRSKTSNSAISEFDIVIIGGGIAGVSTAYWLIQENEGLKIALVEKGQLAEGATGRNAGFITCGSVEHFNRLVGKHGAKEALEIWKFSEDNLALLQEHIIKGSAADIQFEKNGSFSLASTEEEFIELKKSYEIMKELGIEVEVLGQEAIENRLNASGFVGGIKYINDASVHPVLLLDKIYDQFRDDKNFTLLENSEVFNIEQVGENKRVHTKSGRLDTPIVIMATNGYSAQLHPFFEDKIYPTRGQILATEPLPKLLEGPCYANFVLDYFRQTPTGEIVIGGFRQLKKDTEVGYSDEVTDVIQEALEDFLKKHIPSIKENKITHRWSGIMGFSADGQPMVGAIPSDPQVYFIGGFTAHGMGLAFNCGKCLVDVLFDREIPSFISAKRFA
- a CDS encoding DUF1338 domain-containing protein, with the translated sequence MKLEELLDFFWNDYISITPIAKSIHQLLEERGETIYNDHVAFRTLAVPGIGLEAFSSFFKEFGYEVKGQYDFEVKKLNAIHLENIENPKMPKIFISELRYRELSDSSVSLIEREISKIKGVSLSDLISKKDVFNISSSEYESLLKESEYAAWLCALGFRANHFTVLVNELKSFKNLEELNALLQRNHVPLNTSGGLIKGSPNVYLEQSSTMASKVKVNFSDKELLVPTCYYEFALRYSMSNGELYQGFVTDSADKIFESTNHELDK
- a CDS encoding glycerophosphodiester phosphodiesterase family protein, with product MNWISKTPIGHRGLHDQDHPENSLGAFEKAIEANYAIELDIRLTKDGKIIVFHDIDTERVVGQNVKIRETALEDLEKMSILKSKYTIPSLEKVLELVAGRVPLLIEIKNESSVGGLEDELIRILDSYKGIFAIQSFNPLSLKHISTKRPDYQIGLLVGSFKKSKISFLKKIVLKYMLLTPYLSPDFFSVEYGVDIWMQKAMMKIYKNKKIIYWTITSKEKAHQLLREGNGIIFEGFSFK